A window of the Synechococcus sp. M16.1 genome harbors these coding sequences:
- a CDS encoding RpoD/SigA family RNA polymerase sigma factor, whose protein sequence is MPSKPRRTGGTRERRSSGTTDLLRLYLQDIGRVDLLTNEEEVTLARLVQRREALLLQQRELAESDTAIGELHRLEELQRREANQHSHWPTKQEWARAAGLPLPELQQRIDLGYQAWAEQAQLEAKDLKLALRNGRRAKDHMIQANLRLVVAVAKKYQQRGMEILDLVQEGTLGLERAVEKFDPTRGFRFSTYAYWWIRQGITRAIATQSRTIRLPVHVTEKLNRIKRVQQEIASNEGRIASIADLARELGISEDTVRQTLARVPRSVSLDTRVGREQDTQLGDLIEDGHATPEQTLTHDELHNDLEGLLDELTSREAAVLRRRFGLEDDTPQTLAQIGEELKLSRERVRQIETRALLKLRQPQRRSKVRDYIQGLDS, encoded by the coding sequence TTGCCCAGCAAGCCCCGACGGACCGGGGGGACCCGTGAGCGCCGCAGCAGCGGCACAACGGATCTGCTGCGGCTTTATCTCCAGGACATCGGCCGGGTCGACCTGCTCACCAATGAGGAGGAGGTCACCCTGGCCCGCCTGGTGCAGCGCCGCGAAGCACTGCTGCTCCAGCAACGGGAGCTGGCTGAGAGCGATACCGCCATCGGTGAACTGCACCGTCTCGAAGAACTGCAACGCCGGGAAGCCAACCAGCACAGCCACTGGCCAACCAAGCAGGAATGGGCCCGGGCGGCAGGACTGCCCTTGCCCGAGTTGCAGCAGCGGATTGACCTGGGCTATCAGGCCTGGGCTGAGCAGGCCCAGCTGGAGGCCAAGGATCTGAAGCTGGCCCTCCGCAACGGGCGGCGAGCCAAAGACCACATGATTCAGGCCAACCTGCGCCTGGTGGTGGCGGTGGCCAAGAAGTACCAGCAGCGGGGCATGGAAATCCTGGATCTGGTCCAGGAGGGAACGCTCGGGCTGGAGCGGGCCGTGGAAAAGTTCGATCCCACCCGTGGTTTCCGCTTCAGCACCTACGCCTACTGGTGGATCCGCCAGGGCATCACCCGGGCCATCGCCACCCAGAGCCGCACGATCCGTTTGCCCGTTCACGTCACCGAAAAACTGAACCGGATCAAACGGGTCCAGCAGGAGATTGCAAGCAACGAAGGACGCATTGCCTCGATCGCGGATCTGGCGCGCGAATTGGGCATCAGTGAAGACACCGTGCGCCAGACCCTGGCCCGGGTGCCCCGCTCAGTGTCTCTGGACACCCGTGTCGGCCGCGAACAGGACACCCAGCTCGGAGATCTGATCGAGGACGGCCATGCCACCCCGGAGCAGACCCTCACCCATGACGAACTCCACAACGATCTGGAGGGTCTCCTGGATGAACTCACCAGTCGGGAGGCCGCTGTCCTGCGCCGGCGCTTCGGATTGGAGGACGACACGCCCCAGACCCTGGCCCAGATCGGGGAAGAGCTGAAACTCTCAAGGGAGCGCGTTCGTCAGATCGAAACCCGCGCCCTGCTCAAACTGCGGCAACCCCAACGACGCAGCAAAGTCCGTGATTACATCCAGGGCCTGGATTCCTAA
- the arfB gene encoding alternative ribosome rescue aminoacyl-tRNA hydrolase ArfB — protein sequence MQDLVVNERLTIPSRELRWRFSRSSGPGGQGVNTTDSRVELLLDLANCSCLGPFRRARLLEHFQTRLVEGCLRVVVAEERSQWQNRQKALHRMGELLREGLQPAPRARKATRPGRGAVKRRLDTKKKRGDLKRQRRSRPSLDD from the coding sequence GTGCAAGACCTGGTGGTGAACGAGCGGTTGACCATTCCGTCCAGGGAGCTGCGCTGGCGGTTCAGCCGCTCATCTGGCCCCGGCGGGCAGGGGGTTAACACCACCGATTCCCGTGTGGAATTGCTTCTGGATCTGGCGAACTGCTCCTGTCTGGGTCCATTTCGCCGTGCCCGATTGCTGGAGCACTTCCAGACCCGTTTGGTGGAGGGCTGCCTACGGGTTGTGGTCGCAGAAGAACGCTCCCAATGGCAGAACCGACAGAAGGCTCTGCATCGCATGGGGGAGCTGCTGCGGGAGGGCTTGCAGCCAGCACCGCGTGCCCGAAAGGCCACCCGGCCGGGTCGTGGTGCCGTGAAGCGGCGGTTGGACACCAAGAAAAAGCGTGGTGACCTCAAGCGTCAACGGCGCAGTCGGCCCTCCCTGGACGACTAA
- the speB gene encoding agmatinase — protein sequence MTSQPPSGLFDSLFDSDGTIFMGSRRNPDDCRVGLFGVPYDGTTSFRPGTRFGPAAIREVSAGLETYCPQLNLDLEDLDFADLGAVEIPFGNPEPVLTKVKQATETVLGLGLRPLMLGGEHSISSGAVEAVAQRHPDLVLVQLDAHADLRDSWLGARHSHACAMRRCLEVLPSQTLFQLAIRSGTREEFSELHESGRLMPSVDALQQALAPLQGKPIYLTVDLDWFDPAVLPGTGTPEPGGYHWSDFASLIGVLREHHLVAADVVELAPQLDTSGISSVLAAKVTRSLLLLLGGD from the coding sequence ATGACCTCACAACCGCCGAGTGGGCTTTTCGACAGTTTGTTTGACAGCGACGGAACTATTTTCATGGGATCCCGACGCAACCCTGACGACTGCCGCGTTGGCCTGTTTGGTGTGCCGTATGACGGCACCACCTCCTTTCGCCCTGGCACCCGCTTCGGCCCCGCCGCCATCCGAGAGGTGAGCGCTGGCCTGGAGACCTATTGCCCGCAACTCAACCTGGATCTTGAGGATCTCGACTTTGCGGATCTTGGTGCCGTTGAGATTCCCTTCGGCAACCCTGAGCCCGTTCTCACCAAGGTGAAGCAGGCGACCGAAACCGTGCTCGGCCTTGGACTCAGGCCTCTGATGCTGGGCGGGGAGCATTCGATCAGCTCCGGTGCCGTGGAGGCTGTGGCACAACGCCACCCCGACCTGGTGCTGGTGCAGCTGGATGCCCATGCCGACCTCAGGGACAGCTGGCTGGGGGCCCGCCACAGCCATGCCTGCGCCATGCGCCGCTGTTTGGAGGTTCTTCCCAGCCAGACGCTGTTTCAACTCGCGATCCGCAGTGGCACGCGGGAGGAATTCAGCGAACTGCACGAGAGCGGCCGGCTGATGCCCAGCGTCGACGCCCTTCAACAGGCCCTCGCTCCCTTGCAGGGGAAACCCATCTATCTCACCGTCGACCTGGACTGGTTTGACCCCGCCGTTCTGCCTGGAACCGGCACACCGGAACCCGGTGGTTACCACTGGTCTGACTTCGCCAGCCTGATCGGGGTGCTTCGAGAGCATCACCTGGTGGCGGCCGATGTGGTGGAACTGGCCCCACAACTCGACACCAGTGGCATCAGCTCCGTGCTGGCCGCCAAGGTGACCCGCAGCCTGCTGCTGCTCCTGGGTGGTGATTAA
- the gcvT gene encoding glycine cleavage system aminomethyltransferase GcvT — translation MSLQRTPLFESCRSAGGRMVPFAGWEMPVQFSGLIQEHKAVRERVGMFDISHMGVLRLEGANPKDALQKLIPSDLHRIGPGEACYSVLLNKRGGIRDDLIVYDCGVIDAERGALVLVINAACADSDTAWIREQMEPAGLTVTDIKKDGVLLALQGPEAMGLLQELSGEDLSGLPRFGHRMLNLEGLSQPVFSARTGYTGEDGAELLLNADDGQKLWQLLLDRGVTPCGLGARDTLRLEAAMHLYGQDMNDKTNPFEAGLGWLVHLEMPVDFVGRQALEQAAESDPAKRLVGLKLQGRAIARHDYPVMHNGETVGIVTSGTWSPTLEEAIALAYVPPSLAKLGTELSVEIRGKAQPARVVRKPFYKRA, via the coding sequence ATGTCCCTGCAGCGCACTCCCCTGTTCGAGTCCTGCCGCAGCGCCGGGGGCCGCATGGTGCCGTTTGCAGGCTGGGAGATGCCGGTTCAGTTCAGCGGCCTGATCCAGGAGCACAAGGCCGTTCGCGAACGGGTCGGCATGTTCGATATTTCCCACATGGGAGTGCTGCGCCTCGAAGGTGCCAATCCCAAGGATGCGCTGCAAAAGCTGATCCCCAGCGACCTGCACCGCATCGGTCCCGGCGAAGCCTGCTACTCGGTTCTGCTGAACAAGCGCGGCGGCATTCGCGACGACCTCATCGTTTACGACTGCGGTGTCATTGATGCCGAACGGGGTGCGCTGGTGCTGGTGATCAATGCCGCCTGCGCCGACAGCGACACCGCCTGGATCCGTGAACAGATGGAGCCCGCTGGCCTGACGGTGACCGACATCAAAAAGGACGGAGTGCTGCTCGCTCTGCAGGGCCCTGAGGCCATGGGTTTGCTGCAGGAGCTGAGCGGCGAAGACCTCAGCGGCTTGCCCCGCTTCGGCCACCGGATGCTCAACCTCGAGGGCCTGAGCCAACCGGTGTTCAGTGCTCGCACGGGCTACACCGGCGAAGACGGTGCCGAGCTGCTGCTCAACGCCGACGACGGACAGAAGCTCTGGCAGCTTTTGCTCGATCGCGGTGTCACTCCCTGCGGCCTGGGGGCACGGGACACCTTGCGGCTGGAGGCCGCCATGCACCTTTACGGCCAGGACATGAACGACAAAACCAACCCCTTCGAGGCCGGGTTGGGTTGGCTCGTGCACCTGGAAATGCCCGTGGATTTTGTGGGCCGACAGGCGCTGGAGCAGGCGGCGGAATCCGACCCGGCCAAACGCCTGGTGGGGCTCAAGCTGCAGGGTCGTGCCATCGCCCGCCACGACTACCCCGTGATGCACAACGGAGAGACGGTGGGCATCGTCACCAGCGGCACCTGGTCACCCACCTTGGAAGAAGCGATCGCCCTGGCCTACGTGCCGCCATCCCTCGCCAAGCTCGGCACCGAACTGAGCGTTGAGATCCGCGGCAAGGCCCAGCCGGCAAGGGTCGTTCGCAAGCCCTTCTACAAACGCGCCTGA
- the mazG gene encoding nucleoside triphosphate pyrophosphohydrolase — translation MANAPSDAIQRLIDVVAQLRDPTTGCPWDLEQTHASLVPYVLEEAHEVADAIRQGSDAEMKEELGDLLLQVVLHAQIAREQKRFDLNAIADGISDKLIRRHPHVFGDAVASTSGEVRRSWEAIKLEEQAEALAGSSSPLSDRLRTKVRGLPALAGAMTISKKAAKAGFEWDDMAGVWEKVHEELDELKEAVANGDKGHAQEELGDLLFTLVNVARWCSIEPEEGLAGTNQRFLDRFSRVEAALEGDLQGRSINELEALWKQAKAAIRAEHSPSSGSD, via the coding sequence ATGGCCAACGCTCCTTCTGACGCCATCCAGCGACTGATCGATGTTGTGGCCCAACTCAGGGATCCAACAACGGGCTGTCCCTGGGATCTGGAGCAGACCCATGCCTCGCTGGTGCCCTACGTGCTGGAAGAGGCCCATGAAGTGGCCGATGCGATCCGCCAGGGCAGCGATGCCGAGATGAAGGAGGAGCTGGGGGATCTGCTTCTGCAGGTGGTGCTGCATGCCCAGATCGCTCGGGAGCAGAAGCGCTTTGATTTGAATGCGATTGCCGACGGCATCAGCGACAAACTGATTCGCCGTCACCCCCATGTGTTCGGTGATGCCGTCGCCAGCACCAGTGGCGAGGTGCGACGCAGCTGGGAGGCCATCAAGCTCGAGGAGCAGGCCGAGGCCCTGGCGGGCTCCTCCAGCCCCCTCAGCGACCGGCTCAGAACCAAGGTGCGGGGCCTGCCGGCCCTGGCTGGAGCCATGACCATCTCCAAGAAAGCGGCCAAAGCCGGCTTCGAGTGGGATGACATGGCCGGCGTCTGGGAGAAGGTCCATGAGGAGCTGGACGAACTCAAGGAGGCGGTGGCCAACGGCGACAAAGGTCATGCCCAGGAGGAACTGGGCGATCTGCTGTTCACCCTGGTGAATGTGGCCCGTTGGTGCAGCATCGAACCCGAGGAGGGTCTCGCCGGCACGAATCAACGCTTCCTCGACCGCTTCTCCCGCGTTGAAGCTGCCCTGGAAGGGGATCTGCAGGGCCGCAGCATCAACGAATTGGAAGCCCTCTGGAAACAGGCCAAAGCGGCGATCCGAGCAGAACACTCGCCCTCCTCTGGATCCGATTAG
- the aspS gene encoding aspartate--tRNA ligase, which produces MRSNGCGDLREQNIDQQVQLCGWVDRRRDHGGVIFIDLRDRSGTVQITVDPDLGADAFAVAEHLRSETVLQVEGKVRARPGESLNDKLATGAVEVLASGITVLNSVKGNLPFPVSVHDEENTREELRLRHRYLDLRRKRMNDNLRLRAQTIQAARRFLEDAGFIEVETPVLTRSTPEGARDYVLPSRVCGGEWFALPQSPQLFKQLLMVGGIERYYQVARCFRDEDLRADRQPEFTQLDIEMSFMDQEQILELNEALICSIWKAVKGIELPRPFPRMTWHDAMERYGTDRPDTRYGMELTNVSDIVKDMGFKVFSGAVKSGGAVKCIAVPGGNDAVSNVRIKPGGDVFSEAQKAGAGGLAFIRVRDGGEIDTIGAIKDNLSDEQKQELLSRTGAEPGTLLLFGAGDTATVNKALDRVRQYLAKELGMVKADRDNEQWNFLWVVDFPMFEFNSDENRYEALHHPFCAPNAEDLGSDASKWAETLPGARAQAYDLVLNGLELGGGSLRIHDSALQRQVLQTVGLPLEEAQEQFGFLMDALDVGAPPHGGLAFGVDRMVMLLAGEESIRDTIAFPKTQQARCLMTSAPGGVADKQLEELHVASTWVEPDQEV; this is translated from the coding sequence ATGCGCAGCAACGGTTGCGGCGACCTGCGCGAACAGAACATTGATCAGCAGGTGCAACTGTGCGGCTGGGTGGATCGACGCCGTGATCACGGCGGGGTGATTTTCATCGACCTGCGGGACCGCAGCGGCACGGTGCAGATCACGGTGGACCCGGATCTGGGCGCCGACGCCTTCGCCGTCGCCGAGCATCTGCGCAGCGAGACCGTGCTGCAGGTTGAGGGGAAAGTGCGGGCCCGGCCTGGCGAATCGCTGAACGACAAGCTGGCGACGGGAGCCGTGGAAGTGCTCGCCAGCGGCATCACCGTGCTGAACAGCGTGAAAGGCAATCTGCCCTTCCCCGTGTCGGTGCACGACGAGGAGAACACCCGCGAAGAGCTGCGGCTGCGCCATCGCTATCTGGATCTGCGCCGCAAGCGCATGAACGACAACCTGCGGCTGCGGGCCCAGACCATCCAGGCCGCCCGTCGCTTCCTGGAGGACGCAGGCTTCATCGAGGTGGAGACCCCGGTGCTGACCCGCTCCACGCCGGAAGGCGCCCGCGACTACGTGCTGCCCAGTCGGGTCTGCGGCGGCGAATGGTTCGCCCTGCCCCAGTCCCCCCAGTTGTTCAAGCAGCTGCTGATGGTGGGCGGCATCGAGCGGTACTACCAGGTGGCCCGCTGTTTCCGCGACGAAGACCTGCGGGCCGACCGCCAGCCGGAATTCACCCAGCTGGATATCGAGATGAGCTTCATGGATCAGGAGCAGATCCTGGAGCTGAACGAAGCGCTGATCTGCTCCATCTGGAAGGCCGTGAAGGGCATCGAACTGCCGCGGCCCTTCCCACGCATGACCTGGCATGACGCCATGGAGCGCTACGGCACCGACCGACCCGACACCCGCTACGGCATGGAGCTCACCAACGTGAGCGACATCGTGAAGGACATGGGCTTCAAGGTGTTCAGTGGCGCCGTGAAGTCCGGCGGCGCGGTGAAGTGCATCGCGGTGCCCGGCGGCAACGATGCGGTGAGCAACGTGCGGATCAAGCCGGGTGGTGATGTGTTCAGCGAGGCACAGAAAGCTGGTGCCGGTGGCCTGGCCTTCATCCGGGTGCGCGACGGCGGTGAAATCGACACGATCGGCGCCATCAAGGACAACCTCAGCGACGAGCAGAAGCAGGAGCTGCTCAGCCGCACCGGTGCCGAACCCGGCACCCTGCTGCTGTTCGGTGCCGGCGACACCGCCACGGTGAACAAGGCCCTCGACAGGGTGCGCCAGTACCTGGCCAAGGAGCTGGGCATGGTGAAGGCCGACCGGGACAACGAACAGTGGAACTTCCTCTGGGTGGTGGACTTCCCGATGTTCGAGTTCAACAGCGACGAGAACCGTTACGAGGCTCTGCACCACCCCTTCTGCGCCCCCAATGCGGAGGATCTCGGCAGCGATGCATCGAAGTGGGCCGAAACCCTGCCCGGAGCCCGGGCCCAGGCCTACGACCTTGTGCTCAATGGCCTTGAGCTCGGCGGCGGCTCCTTGCGCATCCATGACTCCGCCCTGCAGCGCCAGGTGTTGCAGACGGTTGGATTGCCTCTCGAGGAGGCCCAGGAGCAGTTCGGCTTCCTGATGGACGCTCTTGATGTTGGCGCACCGCCCCACGGCGGCCTGGCCTTCGGTGTGGACCGGATGGTGATGCTGCTGGCCGGCGAGGAGTCGATCCGCGACACCATTGCCTTCCCCAAGACCCAGCAGGCCCGCTGCCTGATGACCAGTGCCCCAGGGGGCGTGGCCGACAAGCAGCTGGAGGAACTGCACGTGGCCAGCACTTGGGTTGAGCCCGACCAGGAAGTGTGA
- the speE gene encoding polyamine aminopropyltransferase, translating to MSSWIDEEHRGVRYGLKGEVLVEETSPFQRISVIRSERYGRGLLLDGCWMTAEQQERHYHEALVHPALCSASSIERILVIGGGDGGTARECLRHPGVQRLDMVEIDGRVVELSREHLPDIGGSAWSDPRFQLTVGDGIAWAAEAEDQSYDVVLVDGSDPAGPAEGLFNRAFFENCRRLLKPGGVFGTQSESPEAFRDVHIAMVRLLREVFDHADPLYGWVPMYPSGWWSWTFAAMATPRYRSPDPERSEAIAAGCEIWSPRWQRGAMDAIPAFVERELQP from the coding sequence ATGAGCAGCTGGATTGACGAAGAACACCGCGGCGTCCGCTATGGATTGAAAGGAGAGGTGCTGGTCGAGGAGACCAGTCCGTTCCAGCGGATCAGCGTGATTCGCAGTGAGCGCTACGGGCGGGGGCTGCTGCTGGATGGCTGTTGGATGACAGCGGAACAGCAGGAACGCCACTACCACGAGGCTTTGGTGCACCCAGCCCTGTGCAGCGCCAGCTCGATCGAGCGGATTCTGGTGATCGGAGGCGGGGACGGCGGCACCGCGCGGGAATGCCTGCGCCACCCAGGCGTCCAGCGGCTGGACATGGTGGAGATTGACGGGCGTGTGGTGGAACTCAGCCGGGAACACCTTCCCGACATTGGCGGATCCGCCTGGTCTGATCCGCGGTTCCAGCTCACGGTGGGCGATGGCATCGCCTGGGCAGCTGAGGCGGAGGACCAGAGCTATGACGTTGTCTTGGTGGATGGCTCTGACCCCGCCGGACCCGCCGAAGGCCTGTTCAACCGCGCCTTCTTTGAAAACTGCCGACGGCTGCTGAAGCCCGGGGGCGTGTTCGGCACGCAGAGCGAATCTCCGGAAGCCTTCCGCGATGTCCACATCGCCATGGTGCGCCTGTTACGCGAGGTGTTTGACCATGCCGACCCGCTCTATGGCTGGGTGCCGATGTACCCCAGCGGCTGGTGGAGCTGGACCTTCGCTGCGATGGCAACACCCCGCTACCGCTCTCCAGACCCAGAGCGCAGCGAGGCCATCGCCGCAGGCTGCGAGATCTGGTCACCACGCTGGCAGCGGGGGGCCATGGACGCCATCCCCGCCTTCGTCGAACGGGAGCTGCAGCCATGA
- a CDS encoding cyclic nucleotide-binding domain-containing protein, with translation MSASAPLTPLELIQEQPEVDRLTLPTGATVFSAGEPVQFIHVIERGWMELSSGPLNRIRFGSGELFFYEDLVDGAECHSRDATAVTPVSLFRLSRSNFLALIHRHPTLVLQLLSKQHSRLRQQRADARHFY, from the coding sequence TTGTCCGCCTCAGCTCCGCTGACTCCTCTGGAACTGATCCAGGAACAGCCTGAGGTGGATCGCCTGACCCTTCCCACCGGCGCAACTGTTTTCAGTGCCGGTGAGCCTGTGCAGTTCATCCATGTGATTGAACGGGGATGGATGGAACTGAGCAGTGGTCCGTTGAACCGCATTCGCTTTGGTTCCGGTGAATTGTTTTTCTATGAGGATCTGGTGGATGGCGCCGAGTGTCACAGCCGTGATGCCACAGCGGTGACGCCTGTTTCGTTGTTCCGCCTGAGCCGCTCCAATTTTCTGGCGCTCATCCATCGGCACCCAACGCTGGTGCTGCAATTGCTCAGCAAGCAGCACAGCCGTTTGCGGCAGCAGCGGGCTGATGCCCGTCACTTCTATTAA